A region from the bacterium genome encodes:
- a CDS encoding YgiQ family radical SAM protein, with protein MNNKFLPISIDDLKERGWKRLDIILITGDAYVDHPSYGAAVISRLLEDAGFKVGIIAQPNWKSLDDFLRLDRPRLFFGITAGNLDSILSNYTPSKRPRKSDDYSPGGKPGMRPNRATIAYVNKVKEAFPDIPVVLGGIEASLRRLAHYDYWSDEVRHSILVDAKADILVYGMGEKQILEIAKRLDQEERIEDLNNIRGTVVVRKNIDWLKDYIEIFSFEEVKTNQDKFNEAFRVFYLESDPFRGKTIVQRDGSRFVIQFSPALPLTKEELDHIYLLPYVRKPHFIYDQEGKIPGFETVKFSVTSHRGCCGECCFCSLSVHQGRIIQSRSLESILKEITIITQEKNFKGTITDIGGPTANLYQAKCQCWEKDGTCRKKRCLFPERCKNLKLGYKESLSLWQEVRNISTIKHLFISSGLRYDLLVSNHSEEYLNTLCKYHISGQLKIASEHTVDSILRLMNKPSFKVYERFGEKFKEINKRLNKKQYLVNYFISSHPGSNLDQALEIALYLKKKHIHPEQIQDFIPLPLTISGCMYYTKKHPLTGEKVYVAKEIKEKMMQRALIQYYQPKNKRLVLKALKNLNKLNLQKVFFP; from the coding sequence ATGAATAATAAATTTTTGCCTATCTCTATTGACGACTTAAAGGAAAGAGGATGGAAGAGATTAGATATCATCTTAATTACTGGTGATGCTTATGTGGACCATCCTTCTTATGGAGCAGCTGTTATTAGTAGGCTTTTAGAAGATGCTGGCTTCAAGGTAGGTATTATTGCTCAGCCTAATTGGAAGAGTTTAGATGATTTCTTAAGATTAGACAGACCAAGATTATTCTTTGGAATTACGGCTGGTAATCTTGATTCTATTCTTAGTAACTATACTCCAAGCAAAAGACCAAGAAAGAGTGATGATTATTCTCCTGGTGGCAAGCCTGGAATGAGACCCAATAGAGCTACCATTGCTTACGTCAACAAAGTAAAAGAAGCCTTTCCTGATATCCCGGTAGTCTTGGGAGGAATAGAAGCAAGTTTAAGAAGATTAGCTCATTATGACTACTGGTCTGATGAAGTTCGGCATTCTATCTTAGTAGATGCCAAGGCAGACATTCTGGTCTATGGAATGGGAGAAAAGCAGATATTAGAGATAGCCAAAAGGTTAGATCAAGAAGAAAGAATAGAAGATTTAAACAATATTCGAGGAACTGTAGTAGTAAGGAAAAATATAGATTGGCTTAAAGACTACATAGAGATTTTCTCCTTTGAAGAAGTAAAGACTAATCAGGATAAATTTAATGAAGCTTTTCGAGTCTTTTATTTAGAAAGCGACCCTTTTAGAGGAAAGACTATTGTTCAAAGAGATGGGTCTAGATTTGTTATTCAGTTTTCACCAGCTCTCCCTCTAACTAAAGAAGAATTAGATCATATTTACCTCCTTCCTTATGTTAGAAAACCTCATTTTATTTATGACCAGGAAGGCAAGATCCCTGGCTTTGAAACAGTAAAATTTTCTGTGACTTCCCATCGAGGATGTTGTGGAGAATGTTGTTTTTGTTCTTTATCTGTTCATCAAGGTAGGATCATCCAAAGCCGAAGCTTAGAATCTATCCTTAAAGAGATCACGATTATTACTCAGGAAAAAAACTTTAAGGGAACGATTACTGATATAGGAGGACCCACTGCCAATCTATACCAAGCAAAATGTCAATGTTGGGAAAAAGATGGAACTTGTAGAAAGAAAAGATGTTTGTTTCCTGAAAGATGTAAAAATCTTAAACTTGGCTATAAAGAGAGTTTAAGTTTATGGCAAGAAGTAAGAAATATTTCTACTATAAAACACTTATTTATTAGTAGTGGGTTAAGGTATGATTTATTAGTCTCTAACCACTCAGAAGAGTACTTAAATACCTTGTGTAAGTATCATATCAGTGGACAATTAAAGATAGCCTCTGAACATACGGTAGATTCAATCTTAAGATTAATGAATAAACCTAGCTTTAAAGTATACGAAAGATTTGGAGAAAAGTTTAAGGAAATAAATAAGAGATTAAATAAAAAGCAATACTTGGTAAATTATTTTATAAGCTCTCACCCTGGTTCAAACTTAGATCAGGCTTTAGAAATAGCTCTTTATTTAAAGAAAAAACATATTCACCCTGAGCAAATTCAAGATTTTATTCCTTTACCTCTGACTATCTCTGGATGTATGTATTATACCAAAAAACATCCTTTAACTGGTGAAAAGGTTTATGTAGCCAAAGAGATTAAAGAAAAGATGATGCAAAGAG